In the Pseudomonadota bacterium genome, TCCGATGCCCATATTGAACGTTGAATACATTTCATCCAGGGGTACATCCCCCAGTTTCATGATAAACTTGAAAATAGGTGGAATTTCATAATCGGACAGGTCTATTCTTGCAGAAAGTCCGTCAGGGATAATCCTTTTAATATTTCCAGGCAGACCGCTACCTGTAATGTGGGCCATGCCTTTTATCGAAAACTTATCGAGGATATTGCTGATAGATTTTACATAAATTCTTGTTGGTTTCAGGAGTTCTTCATATAGTTTGTCATGCAGTTCCTCAAACTTTTCATTCAGATCAAGATTGTGTATTTCAAGGAGAACCTTTCGTACGAGCGAGTAACCATTGCTGTGCAATCCGCTGGAAGATAAGGCAATTATTCTATCTCCATCCTTTATATCTGCGCCGTCAATGATGTTTTCTTTGTCAACGAACCCTATTGCAAAACCGGCAAGATCATATTCACCTTCCTTGTAGAAAGAGGGCATTTCTGCAGTTTCACCACCTATGAGTGCACACCCGGCCAATGAGCATCCATCACAGATACCTGAAATTACATCTCTGTAAATCTTTTCTTCTATACTGCCGCAGGCAAAATAATCGAGAAAGAAAAACGGTTTTGCGCCTAATGTAAGAATATCATTAACAGACATGGCGACAAGGTCAATACCAATCGTATCGTGT is a window encoding:
- the purM gene encoding phosphoribosylformylglycinamidine cyclo-ligase, translated to MGVLTYKDAGVDIHKADRLMGNLKDKIHNTFNPFVLNRIGGFGSLTEVPGGYKNPILVTSTDGVGTKLKIAFMSGKHDTIGIDLVAMSVNDILTLGAKPFFFLDYFACGSIEEKIYRDVISGICDGCSLAGCALIGGETAEMPSFYKEGEYDLAGFAIGFVDKENIIDGADIKDGDRIIALSSSGLHSNGYSLVRKVLLEIHNLDLNEKFEELHDKLYEELLKPTRIYVKSISNILDKFSIKGMAHITGSGLPGNIKRIIPDGLSARIDLSDYEIPPIFKFIMKLGDVPLDEMYSTFNMGIGFIIIANMADEKAIIGQLMESGENAFEIGSIQKTPDGEKVHISY